ATGCGCTCGACCAGCCCGCCGGTCCGCTCGGCCGCCCAGGCGTCCAGCCGTTCCTGCGCGGTGACGAGGTCGTCCCCGAACACCCCGTACGTCCCCGCCGGCAGTCCGGCCCGCCACTCCTCGCGCAGCGCCAGACCCTGGTGCGTCCACAGGCCGAGCGCCGCGTCCAGGCCGGACACCGAGGCGAGCGCCACCAGCAACTCCCGTGCCGCACCGGCCGCTTGCTCGGCCGGCACGCCCAGCGCCCCGGCCAGTTCCGCGCGTGCCGGGCCCGTGGCGCCGTCGGCCAGGAAGGCCAGCAGGGGCCAGACCCCGGGCGCCGAGAACACCGTGCCCTCGGGCAGGGCCCGCGCCCAGCGGGCCGTCAGCCCGTTCACCTGGCGGACCGTCTCGGCGGTCACCTTGCTCACTCGTCGTCCTCCTGCGCGGCCTTGCCGGTCACTGCGTACGGGTCCTCGGGGTACGGCAGCCGATCCGTCACCCACCCCGCCGCCGGCACCAGCCGCGAGTGCCGGTGCAGCGCGCATCGCCTGGTGAGCCCGTTCACCGCCCGGACGACCTCGGCGCCCGCCCGGCCCCCGGTGACGGCTCCGCCGCCCGCCCGGCCCCCGGTCAGGGTCCCCGCCCTCATTCCGCCCCCGTTTCCGCCCCGCTCGCCAGTGCCCGGTCGTACGTCGGCCGGGCCACCGGCCGTTCACCGGTCCCGCGTCGCCGCCGCCCGGCCAAGGAGCACGGTACCGGTGTCCCTACGGCCGTCCCCGGCCCCCACCAGCCAGAAGCGCGGTTTCAGCCACCCCGCCCGCGCCCCCGGAGTCCGTACACGCCACCGCCGTACCCCCAACAGCCGGACGGGCCACAGGTGTTGCGGCCTTACCCCCCATGGTCGCGGGGCCAGAGCCCCTTCAGTCGCCCCACGCCAGGTGTGAGCGAACCTATACGGGGGAGAAAGTGCCTGGGTAAAGCCCTCCCACGCCCCGTGTCATCACATCGAGTGATTCTCTGGCCTTTGCTTGCATGGCACAACCCAGGGTTGCCAGGCTGTTGCTGTCTGTACAACCTGATGGGAGCGGCCCGTGACTTTCGGTGAGCAGCCGGCGTACCTGCGTGTCGCGGGTGATCTCCGCAAGAAGATCGTCGACGGTTCGCTGCCGCCCCACACACGGCTCCCCTCCCAGGCCCGCATCCGCGAGGAGTACGGCGTCTCGGACACGGTCGCGCTGGAGGCGCGCAAGGTGCTGATGGCCGAGGGGCTGGTCGAGGGCCGTTCCGGCTCCGGGACGTATGTACGCGAACGGCCCGTGCCCCGGCGGGTGGCCCGCTCCGGGTACCGCCCGGCCGGCGGTGCCACGCCCTTCAGGCAGGAGCAGGCCGACGCCGCGGTGCGCGGCACCTGGGAGTCGAGCAGCGAGCAGGCCGAGGCCGGGGCCGCCATCGCCGACCGGCTGGCGATCCAGGTCGGTGACCGCGTCATGCGCACCAAGTACCTCTTCCGGGAGGCCGGTGAGCCGATGATGCTCTCCACGTCCTGGGAACCGCTCACCGTCACCGGCCGCACTCCCGTGATGCTGCCCGAGGAGGGGCCGCTCGGCGGCATGGGCGTGGTGGAGCGCATGCGCGCCATCGACGTCATCGTGGACAACGTCACCGAGGAGGTCGGCGCCCGCCCCGGCCTCGCCGAGGAACTGCATGTGCTCGGCGGGGTTCCCGGCCATGTGGTCGTGGTCGTCCAGCGCACGTACTTCGCCTCCGGGCGCCCGGTGGAGACGGCCGACGTGGTGATCCCGGCCGATCGGTACCGGGTGGCTTACCACTTGCCGGTGAAGTGACGGCCGAGCCTGCCGGCGAGAGGGCGGCCGGGCCTCTCGGTGAAGGGGGCGAGCCTCCTGGTGAAATGACGGCGGAGCCTTTTACGCCGGTGCGTGCGCCCCTCTGAGTGAGGTAGCGCACACCCTGGCGCGCCCTGACCCGCGCGCCCCGGTCGCGCAACCTTCGCCGAGGGCGGGTCGGCCGCTGCAATCCGGCCGTTTTCCCAGGTGACCACGGGTCACTCGGATATGCCTCCGACTCGGGACGGTGGCGCTCACGACGGCGCGTTCACTCCCGTGCGCCCCCGGTGTTCTGGCTGGTTGCGTACCTCTTTGTGAAAAGGCGTATTCGCTGCGTAAAGGTTGGGCGTACGCTCGGGCATATGCGGATTGCGGTTTCCTTAGGCGGGGCGCGACCGAGGCCCGGGACGGGGCGGGGGTCCCCTCGGGCCGGCTCAGCCGAATGTGGGGGAGGGCGGGGCGATGCGAGAAGGAGCGACGCGGGCGGTGGGGGCCATGAGTGAGGGGACGGTCTCCCTGCCCTGGATCGTCATACGGCAGGACGACAACGGCAATCGCTACCGCGTCGGGCGGTACGCGACCCGCGCAGAGGCCCAGAAGATCGCCGACAGCCTCGACGACCGGGGGCACAGGCAGCTCTACTGGGTCGAGCGCATCGGTCAGAACGGGGACGGCGGACGCAACTGACCTCGCGCACCCTCCCGTAGGCTCCGCCCCATGACGCCCATGACGGACCGGATGACACCCGAGGCGGACCGGATCGTGGTGGTGGGAGCCGCCCTGCTCGACGGCGTCCTCCTGCTCGCCGCACGCCGAAGCGCCCCCGCCGACCTCGCCGGACGCTGGGAGCTGCCCGGCGGCAAGGTCGAGCCGGGCGAGCGTCCCGAGGACGCCCTGGTGCGCGAACTGCGCGAGGAACTCGGCATCGACGCCGAACCCGTCGAGCGCGTACCCGGCGAGTGGCCGCTGCGGGCGCCGTACGTCCTTCAGGTGTGGACCGCCCGCCTGCACCCCGGTTCGCCCCCTCCCCGCCCCCTCCAGGACCATGACGAGCTGCGCTGGCTGACCCCGGACAGGATCTGGGAGGTCGACTGGCTGGACCAGGACGTGCCGGCGGTCCGAGAAGTGGCCGCCCGAGCTGATGCGGGGCGCAGTCCCGCAGGGGCGCGGGGAACTGCGCGACGAGCCGAAACGGACCCGCAGTCGCGCGAACAACCGCGCTACCCGAGCTCTTAGGCGCGCGGCGCCCCCGCGAAGCGCCTCGTACGCCGTTCGTGCCACTGTGCGCCCTCCCGCACGGTACTGCCCCCGGGATATCGGGTATGTGCCCATTAACCCCACGAAACCGGACGTGGGTGGGCTCGTTGGCCTGGGAGTGATCGGCGTGATCGACACCGATGGCGACTGCGCCGAGTGGAGCTTTCCCGCGGAACCGGGCGCCGTACGTACCGCACGCGCCGCGGTCCGTGGACAACTGCACGGCTGGGACCTCGACTGTCTCGCCGATCTCGCCGCGTTGCTGGTCAGTGAGCTGGTCACCAACTCGTTGCGGTACGCCACCGGCCCCATCGGCGTACGGCTCGTACGCCCTGTCGGGCTGGCCGACACCCTGTTGGTGGAGGTCTCCGACCCGCTGCCCGACCCGCCGCGCGAGCGCGTCGCCCGCGACGAGGACGAGAGCGGGCGCGGTCTGCAACTGGTCGCCGGCTCCTCGCGCCGCTGGGGCACCCGGCCCGGCGTGCGCGGAAAGACCGTCTGGTTCGAACTGGCTGTGCCGGGGTGAGCCAGGAGCACGCGCGGAAGCACCTGGGGAGCGGGGGGTGTACAGCGGGCGTTGGTGAGTCCACCGTGCGCCCCGGGCGCGCGGCCGACTCCGGAGTGCGTGATTCGAGGGCGTGTTCCCTGGTTAGAAGAGTGGAAGTGTTGTCACGGAACGGTCCTGAAATCATCTGGACCGAGCTGTGATCGTGAACACCGTGTCGTGCGGCGCCGTAGTGCTGGATACTGCGGGCAGCCGCCTCCGGTGACCGGTACCGGACGCGGTGAGCTGGAGGGGACGGTTCGCGTGAGCGAGATACCAGCGAAGGCCACGGAGTCGGAGGACCCGTCGGACGGCGCGAGGAGCCAGGCCACGGAGGCCACCGCGGCACCTGGTGACGCCATGTGGCAGAGCAGTCCGCCCGGTTCGATCTACGACTACATCAAGGTCGCGTCCTTCTCCATCAGTCCCGGCGGGCTGGTCGACCAGTGGAGCCTGCGCGCCGAGCAGCTCTTCGGTATCCCTGCCGCACGCGCCGTAGGTATGGACCCGATAGAGGCCTTCATCGACCCCGACCTACGGGAGCGCGGCCAGCGCAAGATGGCCGAGATCCTCGACGGGCGGGAGTGGACCGGGGTCGTGCCCTTCCGGATGCCGGACAAGGCCGACGGCACGCGCGGTGAGGAGGGTCTGGCCGAGGTCTATGTCATGCCCACCCGGACCGCCGAGGGCGACAGGGCCGCCGTCTGCATCGTCGTGGACGTCCGTACCCTGCGCAGCATCGAGACCGACCTGGCCGCCTCGCAGGCCATCTTCGGCCAGTCGCCGTTCGGATTCCTGCTGATCGACATCGATCTGAAGGTCCGTCGGGCCAACGAGCGGTTCGCCTCCATCTTCGGCGGCTCCCCGGACGACCACCGGGGCAACGGCGTGCACGACTATCTGCCGCGCGGTGAGGCCGAGCGGGTTTCGGCCACCCTGCGGCGGGTGCTGGAGACCGGCCAGTCCATCACCGACATGCATGTCACCGGCCATGTCCCCGGCTCCGAGGAACGCCGGCACTGGTCCGTCAACCTCTACCGCGTGCACGGTGGCACCGGGCGCCCCATCGGCATCGCCTGGCTCGGCACCGACATCACCGCCCGCAGGGCCGCCGCGCGCGAGGCTGCCAACGCCCGCCGTAACCTGGCCCTGCTCAACGAGGCCGGCGCCCGCATAGGGAACTCCCTCGACCTGGAGACCACCGCCCGGGAACTCCTCGACGTCGTCGTCCCCGGCTTCTGCGACCTCGCCACCGTCGACCTCTACCAGGGCCTGCTCACCGGCGACGAGACCCCGCCCGGCCTCACCGACGGCAGCGCCGAACTGCGCCGCGTCGCCTTCGCGAGCGCCGTCGCGGACGTGCCCTTCACCGGCTCCGCCGACCCCGTCGCGGTCGGCGCGGTCCACCACTTCCCCTTCAACTCACCCTCCGCGGACGCCCTGCGCACCGCCCGCCCGCAACACGTCCCCGCGGAGGACGGGAGCCTCGTGCAGTCCACGCTGGCGGTTCCGATGGTCGCCCACGACACCGTCGTCGGCCTCGCCCGGTTCGCCCGCACCAAGGGCAGCGAGCCGTTCGGCGACCGCGACCGGGACCTCGCCGTGGAACTGGCCGCACGCGCGGCGGTGTGCATCGACAACGCCCGCCTGTACCGCCGGGAACACGAACGCGCGCTGATCCTGCAACGGTCGCTCCTGCCGCCGGGCGACCCCGAGGCCTCCGGCCTGGACATCGCCTGCCGTTACCTCCCCGGCAACGCGGCGACCGAGGTCGGCGGCGACTGGTTCGACGTCATCGAACTGCCCGGCCACCGTACGGCGCTGGTGGTGGGCGACGTGATGGGCCGAGGTCTGCGCGCGGCGGTCGCGATGGGCGAACTCCGCACTGCGGTACGGACATTGGCCCTCCTCGATGTCGAACCGGCCGAAGTGCTCTCCGCGTTGGACGAGATCGCACGCGGCCTCGGCACCCCGGGCGGCGTCCAGCAGGCCACGCGCACGGCCCGCCAGCCCCGGGACGCCGACCTCTCCGAGGTCTACCTGGCGACCTGCGTGTACGCGGTGTACGACTCCGTGACCCGACGCTGTACGTTCGCCAACGCCGGCCATCTGCCGCCGGTCCTGGTCGAGCCCGGTGAGCCCGCCCTGATGCTGGACGTGCCGCCCGGCATGCCGCTCGGCGTGGGCGGCGAGCCCTTCGAAGAGGTCGAGGTGGAGCTCCCCGAGGGCGCGTTGCTGGCCCTCTACACAGACGGCCTGGTCGAATCCCGCGACCACCCCCTCGACGAGGGCCTGCAGGCCTTCGTGGGCGCCCTCACGGACCCCTCCAGTCCTTTGGAGGACGTCTGCGACCACGTCCTCAACACCCTCGACACCCATCACGGCGAGGACGACATCGCGCTGCTCATGGCCCGGGTACAGGGCCTGCCGGCCGACTCGGTCGGCGACTGGACACTCCCACGCGAGCCACGCAGCGTGGGCCGGGCCCGCGAGTACGCCCGCGCCCAACTGGTCAGCTGGGACCTGGAGCCCCTGGTCGACACGACGGAACTCCTGGTCAGCGAGCTGGTCACCAACGCGCTGCGATACGGCGAGGGCGAGATCCGCCTACGGCTCCTCCTGGACCGCACGCTGGTCTGCGAGGTCTGGGACTCGGGCCTGGTCCAGCCCAGGCGCCGCCGCGCCCGCGACACCGACGAGGGCGGCCGCGGCCTCCAACTGGTCGGCCTGCTCAGCGCGGCCTGGGGCTCGCGGCGGACACCTCGCGGCAAGACGGTGTGGTTCGAACTGCCGTTGCCAGGGGGCGAGACGGGGCTCACCGATCCGGCGGAGGCGTTGCTCAGCCTGTTCTGACACGGGCCCCTCGGCCATGGCGTGCCTGGCGCGCGATGCGCTGGGCGTCGCTCGGATCGGTGGAGCCCCCCCAGCACGCAGCTCAGGTCTGGTACTCGCCGACCCAGGACCGCCGCAGAAGGGCCCTCGGGACGTACTCGGACTCGACGTCGATCGCCATGTCGGCGTCGTAGGCCATGCACGCGATGGCGAGCGGAGCGAGGGCGACCAGGCCCTCGCCGCTGAGGGAGCGGGCCTTGTTCGCCGTCCAGTAATCCTTGTGCCAGGTGAGGGCGTCCACCAGGGCCGCGTTGAACTGTTCGGTCTCCCGGCGCAGACAGCGGTGGCAGAGTTCGAGCGGCGGATACAGGATCTTCAGTATGAGTTCCGGTAGAAGGAGGTGAGCCAGTTACCCGCGTGACGCGCCCTGCTGCCGCAGGGCGGTGGTCACGCGTGCCTCACGTGGGGAATTCACCCAACCATGACCGTTCCAGGAGAGCGATCGGCAGGTACTCGGACTCCACCTCGATGGGGAAGCCCGCGTCATGGGCGAGGCAGGCCAAGGCGAGTGGAGCGAGAGCGACGAGCCCCGTACTCTGCAGGGCGCGGCTTTCTTCGCCCCAATACTCCTTGTGCCATTGCAACGCATCGCTGAGTGCTCGATTGAAACCCGCGTGGTCGCGCCGGACGAACCGGTGGAGCAGCTCCATCGGCGGGTACAGCAGCTTCGCCACCACCTCCGGATCCGCGACGGCGATGGCCGCCGGTTCCGTGCCGTCGACTGCGGCCACCAGCTTCGCCCCGAGGTCTGCGCCGCCGAGCCAGCACGTCTGCAGCGCATCGATCCAGGCGTACTCGAACTCGTCGTACCGCGCACCGGATTCCAGCAACAGGGACATGGGCACTCGGCACAGCGCCGTGATCCTGTCCTTCTCCCGGCACACGAGCGCCAGGTAGAAGGCTGTGAGCCAGGCACCCGCATTCACGTACGGTTGCGGACCGGTGGCCTGGAGCGTGCGGTCCTTGTCCGCGATGCGGCAGCTCACGTGCCCCTCGGTCGTGAGCGCTGTGGCGAACACGGCGGAGCCGACCTGCATGGCGTTGACCCAGGCTTCCCACGTGGGGAGCTGCGCGGCTTCGGAGTCCAGCAGACAGTGCGACTTCGCGAGGGTGAGCGTGGTACGCAGAGCGTCCCCCAGGCTGCTGGAGTTGGTCTCCAGTCTTTCGATCGCCCGTGAGGCGTTCTCGGTGAGCACGGCGAGGCCCGCCGCCGCGTTCCCCATGGGAAAGGGGTGGCGGGAAACGATCGCGACCAACGCGTCTCTCCTTAGAAAATCTTGAAATGGTGGAGCTCGGCTCCAGCATACTTACCGTTGTTCTCGAGAGCTTGGACGAGAACGTACTGCAGGCTCTTGTTCTCGATGGCGGCCCTGATTTCCTCGGCGTACTTGGCATCGTCCGGTGACGTCAAGGCCCGGTCCTCCATGTCAGCCGCGATGGTGCGGACGTATTCGATCGTCCCCTGCTTCACCATGGTGCCGCGGTCGACATCGCCGTTACCCAGACGCCAGTCCAGCCTCGCGGTGGGGCCCTTCGCTTCGACAATGATCAGGTGCCCGTCCTTGGCACGCCAGAGCTGGTCGAATCGCCTGGAGCCGTTGGGGGTCTCGGGAAGATCCGCGATTTCCGTGGCCCCTTCGAACTCCTTCTGCAGGAGCATGTGGTGGCGTGCGGCCTCCTCGCCGAGGGCCTCGCCGAGCTTGCTGTTGTTGGACACCCCGACGCCAACGGTTTTGTCGAATTCCTTCTGCGCCTTGTCGAGCGCAAGCGCGTGCTCGTGGGTCGGCAGCGCCTCGTACTTCTTCTCGGCGCTGGTCAGCTCCATGCCCGCTCGGCGTCTGGCCGATACGTCGTCGAGGTGGTTGAGGTGCTGGTGCGGGACCGTGCTCCTGTCCCGCTGCAAGTGTTCAGGCAGGTACTTCTCGGGGTCCGCGTGAGGAATGTGGTCAGCGGCCATCCACCCGCCGCCAGGCTTCTCCGTGAGCTGTGGGAGAAGCTGGCCGTCGACCAGTTCACGGGAGTTGTGGCGTCTGCCGATCTTGTTGTAATGCTCCTCACGCCAAGCCGGGTCCTCATTGGCGAGCCGGACGTGTTCGCGGCTGATGGCCGCTCGCTCCGCCGGAGTCCGCTCACTCGCAGGCTTGTCGCGGGCCGCCTCGTACTCCGCGCGGTGCCGTGCCGCTTCGTCCGCATGGTGCGCGGCGTCATGCGAGCCGTGCGTCGCGTCGTTGCCGGTGCCACCAGCGTGGTCGAGCGTGTCATTGCCGATCCCGCCGGTGTCGCCCGGACCGGTGTGCGGCTCGGTGCCGTGGCCGGGCACGTGGGTGTCGCCGCCGTGGCCCGGCAGATCCTGGCCGGGGGTGTGGGGTTCGCCGGTGTGGCCGCCGGGTGTGGTGGCATGCGCCGTGCCGTCCGTACCGCCGGCGGGGGCGTGGGTGTCGACGCTGTTCGTCGGCATATGAGTGTCGGCCCGGCCGCCCGGCAGGTGGTCGCCCGCATTGCCGCCCGGCAGGTGGTGGTCGCCCATGCCGTGGCCGCTGGGGAGGTGGTCGCCGCCGGCGTGGACGGTGGGTATGTCTCCGCCCGCGTGGACGCCGGGGGCCGTCGGGGCGTTCTCGCCGACGCGGCCCGTGTCGCCGAGGTCGCGGCCAATGCTGTCGCCGAGTTTGATGTGTTCGCCGGCGTGGGCCGCGGTGTCGGCGGTGTGGGGGGCCGCGCCGACCAGGGCCGGCTCCTTGACCGGGGACGGGGTGTGGGGGAGGTCCGGGCCGGTGTGGGGCTGTTCGTTGGCGATGTCCGGGGGGCCGGGCTTGTTGGTGTCGAGCAGCACGTTGCCCTTGTGGTCGACGATGTTGCCGTGTTCGTCGGCGAACAGTCTCGGTTCCCCCTCGGGTGTGTGCAGGGGTTCGGTGCCCGCGGGATGCAGTGGGGCGTTGTCGGGCAACTTGACGGTGCCGTCGGGGAGTTCGATGCTGCCCTTGGGGATGTCCGCGCCCTCGGGGAGGTGGACGGTGCCGTCGGGCAGGTGGACCGTGCCTTCGGGGAGGGTGATGGCGTTGTCGGGGAGTTTGGGGATGTCGATCTTCCCGGCGCCCTTCAGGGCCTTGCTGATGTCGCCGATCTTGGACAGGCCCGCTCCGGCGCCCTTCATGACGTAGGTCATCGGGTCGATGACCCTGCCGATCTTGCCCGCCACGGAGATCGCCTTGGCCACCGCACCGGCCTTGCCCGCACCGGCGACCGCCGCGCCCTCACCGCCGGTGAAGACGGTCGTCAGGACGTTGAAGGTGACCCCGCCGGCGGCGCGGGCGGGGTTCTTGCCCCACTCGTCCCACGCCAGCAGTGCCTTGCCGGTCTGCTTCATCGTGTTGCGCGACTCGCGCAGCCAGGAGGGCATGTACTTGTCCGGCGTGGCCAGGAACACCGCGGCCAGGAACGGATTGCTCATGAACTCCAGAGCCGTGGCCAGCTGGGCCAGGCCCTTCCAGGCCTGCTTCATCGCGTCCCAGCCGTTGACGCCGACCAGGGTGCCCAGGCCCTTGATCGTGCCCCAGATGCCGTCCACGCAGATGCCGTCCCACAGGAACGACTTCGCCCAGTGCCCGAAGTCGTACCAGTGGTGCTTCTGCTCCACCGGGTCACCCCACGGCAGCCCCTTCGCACCCTTGAGGTCGGAGGCGTTGTAGCCGTACATGTTCGACTTGTTGGAGCCGTCCCCGGCGATCATCTGCGTGCCGTGCCACAACGCCGTGATCTTGTTGTGGCAGGTCCGCTCCGCCGCCCAGAACGCCGCCACCGTCGCGGTGACATCGTCACGGAGCTGGTTGTTCTTCTTGACCTTGTCCTCGTCGTACTCCCAGTCGTGATCGTCCTTGACCGAGTCGACGAACGCCAGCGCGTCATGCTTGAGCTGCGTCAGCTTCGCCACCAGCGGACGGATCTCCGCCGCATACCCCGACAACGCCGACGACACCGTCTCCAGACCCGTACCGAAGGAGTCCGCACGGTCCGACACCGCCTTCGTCGACCCGAACAGCCGGTCCGCCTCCGGCGCGTGGTAATACGCCGACAATCCCTGGAACTGGGAATGCACATCCGCACCCGTGGAACGGATCTGACCGGCATCCTTCTTCAGCGCACCGTAATCCTTCTCCAACTGCTCCAGATCACCGGTGAACTGCGGAATCTCCTCCGGCTTGATCACGCTTCGCCGCCCCCTGTACGTCCGCATCGCTTATCCGGACAGACCTGCACCAAGATCCGGCCATCATACAAACGTACTTACGGGGTGTCAGGAGTGCTCTGCGGTGTGGCGCGCCCGTGTTGTGGGGCCGCCGAAACTTGTCGGTGGGCCTCCGTTCCGGCGTTCTGCCAGCAGTACGCCGCCCAGGACCGCACCGGCCAGTCCCGGTTCGGTTCCGGCGGTGCCCGCGTAGGGGTTGCCATGGGCTCGTACGTCCCGTTCGGCCAGGTCACGGGCCTCGCGGGCCAGGGAGTCGGCGCGGTCGGCACGGTCCGCGCCCAGTTCCCGTTCCGCCTCCGCCAGGAGGACCCGCGCCTCCGGGCCCACGGCGCCCCGATGCACCGCGACGAACCCGTCCGCCCCGGCGACGGAACTCCGCGCCACGAGCAGTGCCCCGGCGGCC
The genomic region above belongs to Streptomyces sp. CG1 and contains:
- a CDS encoding (deoxy)nucleoside triphosphate pyrophosphohydrolase translates to MTDRMTPEADRIVVVGAALLDGVLLLAARRSAPADLAGRWELPGGKVEPGERPEDALVRELREELGIDAEPVERVPGEWPLRAPYVLQVWTARLHPGSPPPRPLQDHDELRWLTPDRIWEVDWLDQDVPAVREVAARADAGRSPAGARGTARRAETDPQSREQPRYPSS
- a CDS encoding ATP-binding protein — protein: MPINPTKPDVGGLVGLGVIGVIDTDGDCAEWSFPAEPGAVRTARAAVRGQLHGWDLDCLADLAALLVSELVTNSLRYATGPIGVRLVRPVGLADTLLVEVSDPLPDPPRERVARDEDESGRGLQLVAGSSRRWGTRPGVRGKTVWFELAVPG
- a CDS encoding GntR family transcriptional regulator, coding for MTFGEQPAYLRVAGDLRKKIVDGSLPPHTRLPSQARIREEYGVSDTVALEARKVLMAEGLVEGRSGSGTYVRERPVPRRVARSGYRPAGGATPFRQEQADAAVRGTWESSSEQAEAGAAIADRLAIQVGDRVMRTKYLFREAGEPMMLSTSWEPLTVTGRTPVMLPEEGPLGGMGVVERMRAIDVIVDNVTEEVGARPGLAEELHVLGGVPGHVVVVVQRTYFASGRPVETADVVIPADRYRVAYHLPVK
- a CDS encoding immunity 49 family protein, encoding MVAIVSRHPFPMGNAAAGLAVLTENASRAIERLETNSSSLGDALRTTLTLAKSHCLLDSEAAQLPTWEAWVNAMQVGSAVFATALTTEGHVSCRIADKDRTLQATGPQPYVNAGAWLTAFYLALVCREKDRITALCRVPMSLLLESGARYDEFEYAWIDALQTCWLGGADLGAKLVAAVDGTEPAAIAVADPEVVAKLLYPPMELLHRFVRRDHAGFNRALSDALQWHKEYWGEESRALQSTGLVALAPLALACLAHDAGFPIEVESEYLPIALLERSWLGEFPT
- a CDS encoding immunity 49 family protein gives rise to the protein MAHLLLPELILKILYPPLELCHRCLRRETEQFNAALVDALTWHKDYWTANKARSLSGEGLVALAPLAIACMAYDADMAIDVESEYVPRALLRRSWVGEYQT
- a CDS encoding SpoIIE family protein phosphatase codes for the protein MSEIPAKATESEDPSDGARSQATEATAAPGDAMWQSSPPGSIYDYIKVASFSISPGGLVDQWSLRAEQLFGIPAARAVGMDPIEAFIDPDLRERGQRKMAEILDGREWTGVVPFRMPDKADGTRGEEGLAEVYVMPTRTAEGDRAAVCIVVDVRTLRSIETDLAASQAIFGQSPFGFLLIDIDLKVRRANERFASIFGGSPDDHRGNGVHDYLPRGEAERVSATLRRVLETGQSITDMHVTGHVPGSEERRHWSVNLYRVHGGTGRPIGIAWLGTDITARRAAAREAANARRNLALLNEAGARIGNSLDLETTARELLDVVVPGFCDLATVDLYQGLLTGDETPPGLTDGSAELRRVAFASAVADVPFTGSADPVAVGAVHHFPFNSPSADALRTARPQHVPAEDGSLVQSTLAVPMVAHDTVVGLARFARTKGSEPFGDRDRDLAVELAARAAVCIDNARLYRREHERALILQRSLLPPGDPEASGLDIACRYLPGNAATEVGGDWFDVIELPGHRTALVVGDVMGRGLRAAVAMGELRTAVRTLALLDVEPAEVLSALDEIARGLGTPGGVQQATRTARQPRDADLSEVYLATCVYAVYDSVTRRCTFANAGHLPPVLVEPGEPALMLDVPPGMPLGVGGEPFEEVEVELPEGALLALYTDGLVESRDHPLDEGLQAFVGALTDPSSPLEDVCDHVLNTLDTHHGEDDIALLMARVQGLPADSVGDWTLPREPRSVGRAREYARAQLVSWDLEPLVDTTELLVSELVTNALRYGEGEIRLRLLLDRTLVCEVWDSGLVQPRRRRARDTDEGGRGLQLVGLLSAAWGSRRTPRGKTVWFELPLPGGETGLTDPAEALLSLF
- a CDS encoding SPOR domain-containing protein produces the protein MSEGTVSLPWIVIRQDDNGNRYRVGRYATRAEAQKIADSLDDRGHRQLYWVERIGQNGDGGRN